The segment TAACAGTTTGGTAGGACTTACCCCCGCAATGCTTTTAAAGTCGCGGGAGAAATGGGACTGGTCATAGTAACCGGCATCAACAGATAAGGAAGTCATGGAGATAGCGGGTTCCGCCTCCAGGCAGGAGAAAGCATTGTTCAACCGAATGAGTTTAGCCATTTCCTTGGGCGACAGCCCAATCTTGTACCGGAACACCCTTTCCAGTTGCCGGGTACTGATTCCCAGTTTCTGCTCCAGTCCTTTGATGGGCACGTTGCCGTTGGTCAATTTCATCTGCTGGATGGTGTAGTCCACGTAATCCACCAGGTCTTGCTGGGGCAGCAGGCGTTTCTCCAGGAAGCTGTTCAACCGGCTAATGCGTTCAGCGTCTGAGCCGGCTTCCTCAATCTGTTCCAATAAGAAGTTGATGGAGCCGCCCCACACCGCCTCCAGATCCAGGCTG is part of the Rufibacter tibetensis genome and harbors:
- a CDS encoding AraC family transcriptional regulator, yielding MKAELYKPSPALSKYIDNYMLVDIDWRNTESVSTVWRLIPYGKVSMLFLYGEPHEYSLNGSADAMQRTRQAFLVGQLTQPIWLKFTGHTRLIKIQFKSYGAQKFLPINMEEFKNVPSLDLEAVWGGSINFLLEQIEEAGSDAERISRLNSFLEKRLLPQQDLVDYVDYTIQQMKLTNGNVPIKGLEQKLGISTRQLERVFRYKIGLSPKEMAKLIRLNNAFSCLEAEPAISMTSLSVDAGYYDQSHFSRDFKSIAGVSPTKLLA